In Acidaminococcus timonensis, one DNA window encodes the following:
- a CDS encoding L-threonylcarbamoyladenylate synthase has product MVTKYWKLKNDEPLEPQLEQAAQLLREGEVVAFPTETVYGLGADGLNGDACRKIYAAKGRPADNPLILHISEMEEIEPLTSGLSPMAKKLMAAFWPGPMTLIVPKSSIIPEVVTAGQETVAVRFPSNQVARKLIHLAGRPIAAPSANKSGKPSPTNARDVLQDMDGVIGGVLDGGSCDIGVESTIIDTTGPVPVILRPGGITEEMIQEVMGDVKLDPGLVRPDQKPKAPGMKYRHYAPKAPMYLIEGPEAGLGVIRAAILAEAGGLKVGVLALDETIKHLPRVHPNLVICDGGHDLASLAENLYTELREFDRQQVDVILGEGVATHDLGLAIMNRMRKSAGHNILVYENGLYRLQSGQAPEFLQAMLE; this is encoded by the coding sequence ATGGTCACGAAATACTGGAAATTAAAGAACGATGAACCGCTGGAACCTCAGCTGGAGCAGGCTGCCCAGCTGCTGCGGGAAGGCGAAGTGGTGGCGTTCCCTACAGAGACCGTTTACGGTCTGGGAGCTGACGGCCTGAACGGGGATGCCTGCCGGAAAATCTATGCAGCCAAGGGGCGGCCGGCGGACAATCCGCTGATCCTGCACATCAGCGAAATGGAGGAAATCGAGCCCCTGACCTCCGGGCTGTCTCCCATGGCGAAGAAGCTGATGGCGGCTTTCTGGCCAGGGCCCATGACCCTGATCGTACCCAAGTCCTCCATCATCCCGGAAGTGGTGACGGCAGGCCAGGAAACGGTGGCAGTCCGGTTCCCCAGCAACCAGGTGGCCCGGAAACTGATCCATCTGGCCGGCCGGCCCATTGCAGCGCCTTCTGCCAACAAAAGCGGCAAGCCCAGTCCCACCAATGCCCGGGATGTTCTCCAGGATATGGACGGGGTCATCGGCGGCGTGCTGGACGGCGGCAGCTGTGACATCGGGGTGGAGAGCACCATCATCGATACCACCGGTCCTGTTCCGGTGATCCTCCGCCCGGGCGGCATCACCGAAGAAATGATCCAGGAGGTCATGGGGGACGTGAAGCTGGATCCGGGGCTGGTGCGTCCTGATCAGAAGCCCAAAGCCCCGGGGATGAAGTACCGTCATTATGCGCCCAAGGCGCCCATGTACCTGATCGAAGGACCGGAAGCCGGACTGGGAGTGATCCGGGCAGCCATACTGGCGGAAGCCGGCGGCCTGAAGGTGGGGGTGCTGGCCCTGGATGAGACCATCAAACACCTGCCCCGGGTCCATCCCAATCTGGTGATCTGTGACGGGGGCCATGACCTGGCTTCCCTGGCGGAGAACCTGTACACGGAGCTGCGGGAATTCGACCGGCAGCAGGTGGATGTGATCCTGGGTGAAGGGGTGGCTACCCATGACCTGGGACTGGCCATCATGAACCGGATGCGCAAGAGCGCCGGGCACAATATCCTGGTGTACGAAAACGGCCTGTACCGTCTCCAGAGCGGCCAGGCACCGGAATTCCTCCAGGCCATGCTGGAATGA
- the prmC gene encoding peptide chain release factor N(5)-glutamine methyltransferase: MQEQKTVWTILKILDWTRQYFASKGVENPRLDAEVLLCAVLRKSRIQLYTNFDEPLQENELKQYRTYVARRAAREPVAYILGKKGFMDYEFKVTRDTLIPRPETELLVENLIRLNREKGPRRILDLGCGSGAIIDSLLGGLPEATGMAVDINPGAVAVTRENAETIGVADRLEVLVSDLYARVPREPKFQVVVSNPPYIPEGDLPGLQQEVQKEPRAALDGGKDGLDFYRRILEDIWQVLDPRGMVAFEIGIHEGEPVAELCRKAGFDCVKVCRDYGDVERMVFAGKGDSDYGHEILEIKER, encoded by the coding sequence ATGCAGGAACAGAAGACGGTTTGGACCATTTTGAAGATCCTGGACTGGACCCGGCAGTACTTTGCCTCCAAAGGGGTGGAGAACCCGCGCCTGGATGCGGAAGTGCTGCTTTGTGCGGTGCTCCGCAAAAGCCGGATCCAGCTGTACACCAATTTCGACGAGCCCCTGCAGGAAAACGAACTGAAGCAGTATCGGACCTACGTGGCCCGGCGGGCCGCCCGGGAACCGGTGGCCTACATCCTGGGGAAAAAGGGCTTCATGGACTATGAGTTCAAGGTGACCAGGGATACCCTGATCCCCCGGCCGGAAACCGAGCTGCTGGTGGAGAACCTGATCCGGCTCAACAGAGAGAAGGGACCCCGGCGGATCCTGGATCTGGGCTGCGGCAGCGGGGCCATCATCGACTCCCTGCTGGGCGGTTTGCCGGAAGCCACCGGGATGGCCGTGGACATCAATCCCGGCGCCGTGGCGGTGACCCGGGAGAACGCAGAAACCATCGGGGTGGCGGACCGGCTGGAAGTGCTGGTTTCCGACCTGTATGCCAGGGTGCCCCGAGAGCCCAAATTCCAGGTGGTGGTCTCCAATCCGCCCTATATCCCGGAAGGAGATCTGCCAGGGCTGCAGCAGGAAGTGCAGAAGGAACCCCGGGCTGCCCTGGACGGGGGAAAAGATGGGCTGGATTTCTATCGGCGGATCCTGGAGGACATCTGGCAGGTACTGGACCCCAGAGGCATGGTGGCCTTTGAAATCGGCATCCATGAAGGGGAGCCGGTGGCGGAATTGTGCCGGAAAGCCGGTTTCGATTGTGTGAAAGTCTGCAGAGACTATGGTGATGTGGAACGGATGGTCTTTGCCGGGAAAGGGGATTCGGACTATGGTCACGAAATACTGGAAATTAAAGAACGATGA
- the prfA gene encoding peptide chain release factor 1, with translation MFENMDKLQELEDKYLDLEAKISDPEIIARQDQWQKYTRAHSKLTEIVTVYREYKKLAQSWKEDQEIVKAKEDPELAAMAEEELKELQPQIEAYEDRLTILLLPKDPNDEKNIIMEIRAGAGGDEAALFAGDLFRMYTRYAEQKGWKVELMDSSPTGLGGFKEVVFMVSGTDVYSHMKFESGVHRVQRVPETEAQGRVHTSTVTVAVMPEAQEVDVDLNMNDVRVDYYRASGAGGQHVNKTSSAVRMTHLPTGIVVQCQNERSQLQNREKCMQMLRARLYEMETEKQQEALDADRKSQVGTGDRSERIRTYNYPQGRVTDHRIGLTLHKLTDIINGDLDELLGALMNAEQVKKLQQVK, from the coding sequence ATGTTTGAGAATATGGATAAACTGCAGGAGCTGGAAGACAAGTATCTGGATCTGGAAGCCAAGATCAGCGATCCGGAGATCATTGCCCGGCAGGACCAGTGGCAGAAATATACCCGGGCCCATTCCAAACTGACAGAGATTGTCACGGTGTATCGGGAATACAAGAAACTGGCCCAGTCCTGGAAGGAAGACCAGGAAATCGTCAAGGCAAAGGAAGATCCGGAACTGGCGGCCATGGCCGAAGAGGAGCTGAAGGAACTCCAGCCACAGATCGAAGCGTACGAAGACAGGCTCACCATCCTGCTGCTGCCCAAAGATCCCAACGATGAGAAGAACATCATCATGGAGATCCGGGCCGGGGCCGGTGGCGATGAAGCAGCTCTGTTCGCCGGGGACCTGTTCCGCATGTACACCCGCTATGCCGAGCAGAAGGGATGGAAGGTGGAACTGATGGACTCCAGTCCCACCGGACTGGGCGGCTTCAAGGAAGTGGTGTTCATGGTCAGTGGTACCGATGTGTACAGCCACATGAAGTTCGAAAGCGGTGTCCATCGGGTGCAGCGGGTACCGGAAACGGAAGCCCAGGGCCGGGTGCACACGTCCACGGTGACGGTGGCCGTCATGCCCGAGGCCCAGGAAGTGGATGTGGACCTGAACATGAATGACGTGCGGGTGGACTATTACCGGGCCAGCGGTGCCGGCGGCCAGCACGTGAACAAAACGTCTTCCGCTGTGCGGATGACCCATCTGCCCACGGGCATCGTGGTCCAGTGCCAGAACGAACGGAGCCAGCTCCAGAACCGGGAAAAATGCATGCAGATGCTGCGGGCACGGCTCTATGAGATGGAAACGGAAAAACAGCAGGAGGCCCTGGATGCGGACCGGAAGAGCCAGGTGGGGACCGGGGACCGGAGTGAACGGATCCGGACCTACAACTATCCCCAGGGCAGGGTCACCGATCACCGGATCGGTCTGACCCTGCACAAACTGACGGACATCATCAACGGGGATCTGGACGAGCTGCTGGGCGCTCTTATGAATGCCGAGCAGGTCAAAAAACTGCAGCAGGTGAAATAA
- a CDS encoding DUF1385 domain-containing protein: protein MGHKLSVGGQAVIEGVMMRGPGKIAVAVRKPNGEITVDLKPAGSISDRYPILKKPFLRGVVSLVESLVYGMKALSFSAQASGEEEEEKMSSLELAGTIAFSVGLAILLFVVLPTGAMKLLQNAGMHPVVLNLCEGLLRLCIFLLYIWGISRQKDIQRVFQYHGAEHKTIYTYEHGLPLRVENVRPFSTLHPRCGTNFLMIVMLISIFIFTFLGWPSLWERILSRILLMPVVAGLSYEIIRFAGKHMDKPWVRTAILPGLALQKLTTRQPDDDQIEVAIASLKAVLPPEEIIE, encoded by the coding sequence ATGGGACATAAATTGAGCGTCGGTGGCCAGGCGGTCATCGAGGGCGTGATGATGCGGGGACCGGGGAAGATCGCCGTGGCAGTGCGCAAACCCAATGGGGAGATTACCGTGGACCTGAAACCTGCCGGCAGCATCAGCGACCGGTATCCCATCCTGAAGAAACCTTTCCTGCGGGGGGTGGTTTCCCTGGTGGAATCCCTGGTCTACGGCATGAAGGCCCTGTCTTTTTCGGCCCAGGCCTCCGGGGAGGAAGAGGAGGAAAAGATGAGCAGCCTGGAACTGGCCGGGACCATTGCCTTCTCTGTGGGGCTGGCCATCCTGCTGTTTGTGGTGCTGCCCACGGGAGCCATGAAGCTGCTCCAGAATGCGGGGATGCATCCGGTGGTGCTGAACCTGTGCGAAGGGTTGCTGCGGCTCTGCATTTTCCTGCTCTACATCTGGGGAATCTCCCGCCAGAAAGACATCCAGCGGGTGTTCCAGTACCACGGAGCGGAGCACAAGACCATCTATACCTATGAACACGGACTGCCCCTGCGGGTGGAGAATGTGCGGCCCTTTTCCACGCTGCACCCCCGCTGCGGCACCAATTTCCTGATGATCGTCATGCTCATCAGCATCTTCATCTTTACGTTCCTGGGCTGGCCCAGCCTGTGGGAGCGGATCCTTTCCCGGATCCTGCTCATGCCGGTGGTGGCAGGTCTCAGCTACGAAATCATCCGGTTTGCCGGTAAGCACATGGACAAGCCCTGGGTGCGGACGGCCATCCTGCCCGGGCTGGCCCTGCAGAAGCTGACTACCCGGCAGCCGGACGACGATCAGATCGAGGTGGCCATCGCTTCTCTGAAAGCGGTGCTGCCGCCGGAAGAAATCATTGAATAA
- the rpmE gene encoding 50S ribosomal protein L31 has protein sequence MKKGIHPNYGECTVICGCGNTFKTGSVKKELRVDVCSKCHPFFTGKQRDMSAQGRIQKFNKRYGKDAK, from the coding sequence ATGAAAAAAGGAATTCATCCTAACTACGGTGAATGCACCGTAATTTGTGGCTGCGGGAATACATTCAAAACTGGTAGTGTGAAAAAGGAACTGCGCGTGGACGTTTGCTCCAAGTGCCATCCTTTCTTCACTGGCAAACAGCGTGATATGAGCGCTCAGGGCCGGATCCAGAAATTCAACAAACGGTACGGCAAAGACGCAAAATAA
- a CDS encoding LysR family transcriptional regulator: MELRQLKSFLKIAEVQSFSEAAKEMGYSQSALSVQIHSLEQELGVKLFDRMGRQVTLTPPGEELSRRAQPILQEVDELEGVMHDRPPAAALRLGMIESLCKARMPQMVDYVSRHYPQLHITITIDSPSVLLDAMNHNKVDLVYVLDKPLYDTKWVKVFQRRENIVFVASIDSPLAARKDIPLEEVIRQPFFLTEKADNYRLSLDQHLAARQLALDPLLEVSDTGFILDMVQRNLGLSFLPQYVVENSIYRDQLQVLDVKDFRMHMYRQLFYHKDKWLTQAMKLFLSMAGGPEGGGTGGRSSGNLLEKPL; the protein is encoded by the coding sequence ATGGAACTAAGACAGTTAAAGAGCTTTCTGAAAATTGCGGAAGTGCAAAGTTTTTCAGAAGCAGCAAAAGAAATGGGATACTCACAGTCCGCTCTGAGTGTACAAATACATTCTCTGGAACAGGAACTGGGGGTGAAGCTGTTTGATCGGATGGGCAGACAGGTGACGTTGACACCTCCCGGGGAAGAACTGTCCCGAAGGGCCCAGCCCATCCTCCAGGAAGTGGACGAACTGGAGGGGGTCATGCACGATCGGCCTCCGGCAGCGGCCCTGCGGCTGGGCATGATCGAAAGCCTGTGCAAGGCCCGGATGCCACAGATGGTGGACTATGTGTCCCGGCACTATCCCCAGCTCCACATCACCATCACCATCGATTCCCCCAGTGTGCTGCTGGATGCCATGAACCACAACAAGGTGGACCTGGTCTATGTGCTGGACAAACCTCTCTATGATACAAAATGGGTGAAAGTGTTCCAGCGCCGGGAAAATATCGTATTCGTCGCTTCCATTGATTCCCCTTTGGCCGCCCGGAAGGACATCCCCCTGGAAGAGGTGATCCGCCAGCCCTTTTTCCTGACGGAAAAGGCCGACAACTATCGGCTGAGCCTGGACCAGCACCTGGCCGCCCGGCAGCTGGCCCTGGATCCTCTCCTGGAAGTGAGCGATACCGGGTTCATCCTGGACATGGTCCAGCGGAACCTGGGGCTTTCCTTCCTGCCCCAGTATGTGGTGGAGAACAGCATCTATCGGGACCAGCTCCAGGTGCTGGACGTGAAGGATTTCCGCATGCACATGTACCGGCAGCTGTTCTACCATAAGGACAAATGGCTGACCCAGGCCATGAAGCTGTTCCTTTCCATGGCCGGGGGGCCGGAAGGCGGGGGAACCGGGGGAAGATCCTCCGGGAATTTGCTGGAAAAACCGCTCTGA
- a CDS encoding dicarboxylate/amino acid:cation symporter, whose protein sequence is MKLGLVPKIIIAIIIGILIGQYLPEDVCRTVVTLSGIFSNFLKFVIPLMILAYVTMGIADLSQGAGKLLLITACIAYGSTLVGGTFSFFVADNLFPSFISAGVLDELAKTAGKSLPPFFTIAIPPILDTISAVVLAFIIGLCLSSLRGKTIGDTLYNSFKDFSAIIDQVLTHAIVPLLPLYICGTFVDMTRSGKTFVILSVLWKVFLVVIAMHLFLLFVQFMVAGSFSGKNPFTLMKNQIPGYTTALGTQSSAATIPVNLECSKADGVCEQIRNFVIPLCANIHMCGSMITITACATAVCLMYQIPIHLGTVVPFIMTLGVAMVASPGAPGGSIMTALPFLWMIFGKELGDPNGPICALMVALYITQDSFGTACNVSGDNAIAVVVDKIYKTWIKK, encoded by the coding sequence ATGAAACTCGGTCTTGTACCAAAAATTATCATTGCCATCATCATTGGTATCCTGATCGGACAGTATCTGCCCGAAGATGTATGCCGCACCGTCGTGACCTTATCCGGCATCTTCAGTAACTTTTTGAAATTCGTCATTCCCTTGATGATCCTGGCCTATGTGACCATGGGCATCGCGGACCTGAGCCAGGGCGCCGGCAAACTGCTGCTGATCACTGCCTGCATCGCGTACGGTTCCACCCTGGTGGGCGGTACCTTCTCCTTCTTTGTGGCTGACAACCTGTTCCCGTCCTTCATCAGCGCCGGGGTACTGGATGAACTGGCCAAAACCGCCGGCAAGAGCCTGCCGCCGTTCTTCACCATTGCCATCCCGCCCATCCTGGACACCATTTCCGCTGTGGTGCTGGCCTTCATCATCGGCCTGTGCCTGTCTTCCCTGCGGGGCAAGACCATCGGGGATACCCTGTATAACAGCTTCAAAGATTTCTCTGCCATCATCGACCAGGTCCTGACCCACGCCATCGTCCCCCTGCTGCCGCTGTACATCTGCGGTACCTTTGTGGACATGACCCGTTCCGGCAAGACCTTCGTCATCCTGAGTGTATTATGGAAAGTTTTCCTGGTGGTCATCGCCATGCATCTGTTCCTGTTGTTCGTACAATTCATGGTGGCCGGCTCCTTCAGCGGCAAAAACCCCTTCACGCTGATGAAGAACCAGATCCCCGGCTATACCACAGCCCTGGGGACCCAGTCTTCCGCCGCCACCATCCCTGTCAACCTGGAATGCTCCAAAGCGGATGGAGTCTGTGAACAGATCCGCAACTTCGTCATTCCCCTGTGCGCCAACATCCATATGTGCGGTTCCATGATCACCATTACAGCCTGTGCAACGGCGGTCTGTCTGATGTACCAGATCCCCATCCACCTGGGCACGGTCGTACCCTTCATTATGACCCTGGGCGTTGCCATGGTGGCTTCTCCGGGTGCTCCCGGCGGCTCCATCATGACGGCCCTGCCCTTCCTGTGGATGATCTTCGGCAAAGAGCTGGGTGACCCCAACGGTCCCATCTGTGCCCTGATGGTTGCGCTGTACATCACCCAGGATTCCTTCGGGACTGCCTGCAACGTATCCGGAGATAATGCCATTGCCGTTGTGGTGGACAAAATCTACAAAACCTGGATCAAAAAATAA
- the sdaAB gene encoding L-serine ammonia-lyase, iron-sulfur-dependent subunit beta yields the protein MNIFDIIGPVMIGPSSSHTAGACRLGRVANKVMNNEKPQDVTVELSGSFARTYKGHGTDRALLAGVLGYHSYSSEIRSIFKIADQEGITYHFIPKDIPNTHPNTARIMVTGVNGTKCTVQGASIGGGNIRVDYINGMKVDFTGEHNTILVPHYDRPGVIAAVTNIMWQKYKDVNIGNFKLSRPVKGGIAMMTIEIDGMPPAGMIDDIRSVQNVTNVILIRAI from the coding sequence ATGAATATATTCGATATCATCGGACCGGTGATGATCGGTCCCTCCAGTTCCCATACAGCCGGTGCCTGCCGGCTGGGGCGGGTGGCCAACAAGGTCATGAACAACGAAAAGCCCCAGGACGTGACAGTGGAACTGTCCGGTTCCTTTGCCCGTACCTACAAGGGCCATGGCACCGACCGGGCCCTGCTGGCCGGCGTGCTGGGCTACCACAGCTATTCCTCTGAAATCCGCAGTATCTTCAAGATTGCGGACCAGGAAGGCATTACCTACCACTTCATTCCAAAGGATATCCCCAACACCCATCCCAATACGGCCCGGATCATGGTGACCGGTGTGAACGGCACCAAATGCACGGTACAGGGGGCCAGCATCGGCGGCGGCAACATCCGGGTGGATTACATCAACGGCATGAAGGTGGACTTCACCGGTGAACACAACACCATCCTGGTGCCCCATTACGATCGTCCGGGGGTCATCGCAGCGGTGACCAACATCATGTGGCAAAAATACAAGGATGTGAACATCGGCAACTTCAAGCTGTCCCGTCCGGTGAAAGGCGGCATCGCCATGATGACCATTGAAATCGACGGCATGCCTCCTGCAGGGATGATCGATGATATCCGTTCCGTACAGAATGTCACCAACGTGATCCTGATCCGTGCCATTTAA
- the sdaAA gene encoding L-serine ammonia-lyase, iron-sulfur-dependent, subunit alpha produces MFSYSSIAELVEAAEKSGRKISELVLADQAEALEQRPEELFDKMSTDLDVMSDAVKFGSRKDQKSTSGLTGGEGWKMNEYVKQTGGGLAGTFLNHAIARALSVAGCNASMGRIVATPTAGSCGILPGCLLTMLEEKGADRKDVIMSIFTAGAFGMVIAQNACIAGAQGGCQAECGSASGMAAAALVELAGGTPRQAADACAMAIANQLGLVCDPVAGLVEIPCIKRNASGVVIAFSSADMALSGIHSCIPVDECIEAMQAVGNALPASLKETAGGGLAVTRTGKALKEKVFGKEE; encoded by the coding sequence ATGTTTAGCTATTCATCCATTGCAGAACTTGTAGAAGCCGCCGAAAAGAGCGGCCGGAAAATCAGCGAACTGGTACTGGCCGACCAGGCAGAAGCCCTGGAACAGCGGCCGGAGGAACTGTTCGATAAAATGTCCACGGACCTGGACGTGATGAGCGATGCCGTGAAATTCGGTTCCCGGAAGGACCAGAAGTCCACCTCCGGGCTCACCGGCGGCGAAGGCTGGAAAATGAACGAATACGTGAAACAGACCGGCGGCGGCCTGGCCGGCACCTTCCTCAATCACGCCATTGCCCGGGCTCTGTCCGTGGCCGGCTGCAACGCCTCCATGGGCCGGATCGTGGCCACCCCCACTGCCGGCAGCTGCGGCATCCTGCCCGGGTGCCTGCTGACCATGCTGGAAGAAAAAGGGGCGGATCGGAAGGACGTGATTATGTCCATCTTCACCGCCGGTGCCTTCGGCATGGTCATCGCCCAGAACGCCTGCATCGCCGGTGCCCAGGGCGGCTGCCAGGCTGAATGTGGCAGTGCCTCCGGGATGGCGGCAGCGGCTCTGGTAGAACTGGCCGGGGGAACGCCCCGGCAGGCAGCTGATGCCTGTGCCATGGCCATTGCCAACCAGCTGGGACTGGTATGCGACCCGGTGGCCGGACTGGTGGAAATCCCCTGCATCAAACGGAATGCCAGTGGCGTGGTCATCGCCTTCTCCTCCGCCGACATGGCCCTGTCCGGGATCCATTCCTGCATCCCTGTGGACGAATGCATCGAAGCCATGCAGGCGGTGGGCAATGCCCTGCCTGCCAGCCTGAAAGAAACCGCCGGCGGCGGCCTGGCTGTAACCAGGACGGGTAAGGCGCTGAAGGAAAAGGTGTTCGGGAAAGAAGAATAA
- a CDS encoding FtsB family cell division protein: MISKDKTQKRFLILVLFCCLPLIVSAVHQGYRIFQIHQESVRTEKKVEKLKKENAALAEEKQNLGDLKYIEKVARDEHNMVGKNEIPLFMVKNNQGSK; encoded by the coding sequence ATGATTTCCAAAGACAAGACCCAGAAGCGCTTTCTGATCCTGGTCCTGTTCTGCTGCCTGCCACTGATCGTCAGTGCAGTCCACCAGGGCTACCGGATCTTCCAGATCCATCAGGAAAGTGTACGGACCGAGAAAAAAGTCGAAAAACTGAAAAAAGAAAATGCCGCCCTGGCAGAAGAAAAACAAAACCTGGGCGATCTGAAATATATTGAAAAAGTGGCTCGGGATGAGCACAATATGGTAGGGAAGAACGAAATTCCCCTGTTCATGGTAAAAAATAACCAGGGTTCCAAATAG
- a CDS encoding HU family DNA-binding protein yields MNKSELISEVASKTALPKKDAEKAVNAFIDTVKEAVANKDKVQLIGFGTFEARVRNARNGKNPRTGETIKIAEANVPAFKAGKAFKDAVNK; encoded by the coding sequence ATGAACAAAAGTGAATTGATCTCTGAAGTTGCGTCTAAAACCGCACTGCCCAAAAAAGATGCTGAAAAAGCTGTCAACGCCTTCATCGATACGGTAAAAGAAGCGGTTGCCAACAAAGATAAAGTACAGCTGATCGGCTTCGGCACGTTTGAAGCTCGTGTACGCAACGCCCGCAACGGGAAGAATCCTCGCACTGGCGAAACCATTAAAATCGCAGAAGCCAATGTTCCTGCTTTCAAAGCTGGCAAGGCTTTCAAGGATGCCGTCAACAAATAA
- the mazG gene encoding nucleoside triphosphate pyrophosphohydrolase, whose amino-acid sequence MKTLHEKGIHEKGVLDLRPLIELVRVLREPGGCPWDRVQTHATMRRELVEEVYEMLEAIDDDNVAGMREEMGDVLLQVVFHARLAEEEGLFTMQDVIDDVVKKLVHRHPHVFGHTRVSGAGEVMENWETLKAQEKTERTHALDGIAKGLPALMRAYKLCARAAKTGFDWPDAASAWKKVQEEEKELQQAVAASDRDATEEELGDLFFALAVYTRKLDLEPETTLNRANNKFQKRFEALEAQVKAEGKDWKELSLEELENRWQQAKKVSKRP is encoded by the coding sequence ATGAAAACACTCCATGAAAAAGGCATCCACGAAAAAGGGGTGCTGGACCTTCGGCCGCTCATCGAACTGGTGCGGGTGCTGCGGGAACCCGGGGGCTGTCCCTGGGACCGTGTGCAGACCCATGCCACCATGCGCCGGGAGCTGGTGGAAGAAGTATACGAAATGCTGGAAGCCATCGACGATGACAATGTGGCCGGCATGCGGGAAGAAATGGGGGATGTGCTCCTCCAGGTGGTGTTCCATGCCCGCCTGGCCGAGGAAGAGGGCCTGTTTACCATGCAGGACGTGATCGACGACGTGGTGAAGAAACTGGTCCACCGGCACCCCCATGTATTCGGCCATACCCGGGTCAGCGGCGCCGGTGAGGTCATGGAGAACTGGGAGACCCTGAAGGCCCAGGAAAAGACCGAACGGACCCATGCCCTGGATGGCATCGCCAAAGGGCTGCCGGCGCTCATGCGGGCGTACAAGCTCTGTGCCAGGGCCGCGAAAACCGGTTTTGACTGGCCGGATGCAGCCTCTGCCTGGAAGAAGGTGCAGGAAGAGGAAAAAGAGCTCCAGCAGGCAGTTGCAGCCTCTGACAGAGATGCCACAGAGGAGGAACTGGGCGATCTGTTCTTCGCCCTGGCCGTGTACACCCGCAAACTGGACCTGGAACCGGAAACCACCCTGAACCGGGCCAACAATAAGTTCCAGAAACGGTTCGAAGCCCTGGAAGCCCAGGTGAAGGCCGAAGGAAAGGATTGGAAGGAACTTTCCCTGGAAGAGCTGGAAAATCGCTGGCAGCAGGCCAAAAAAGTCTCGAAACGCCCTTGA